Proteins from a genomic interval of Quercus robur chromosome 9, dhQueRobu3.1, whole genome shotgun sequence:
- the LOC126698506 gene encoding receptor-like protein EIX2 — protein MEGSTSLGFLFLAFLIIPLPNFFIFCTGHSHSHSHSQLRCIDSERHALLTFKQDLIDPLNRLSSWTVDGDCCHWLGVVCHNLTAHVHQLHLGTFYPIWDDLMTDEQNDAQEEAYERSMFGGKLNPSLLDLKHLNYFDLSFNNFSASPIPSFLGSMKSLTSLDLSNARFVGLIPHQLGNLSNLLYLNLEGYDSDDLYVNNLEWLSGLPLLQHLDMSFVNLSKAYDWFQLTNTLPSLFDLRLSHCQLRPFIPPTPIVNSSSLLTLDLSENNFQGPIPVDLQNMTSLRHFDLSANNFNHTIPNWLYSFSRLEFLILDSSNLQGTISSAIGNLTSAISIDLSYNELGGKLPRSLGNLCNLREIRLSYNKWSQEISEILESLSGCLSDRLEILDLSDSQLHGHLTDELGLFKNLVKLYFSRNSISGPIPMSLGNLSSLTNLDFSYNLFSGTLPQNLGQLKNLVILSFQSNSISGPIPMSLGNLSSLIDLDFSYNQFNGTLPQNFGQLKNLVQLDFQNNSISGPLPVSFGNLQSLTDLYLSYNQFNGTLPQNFGQLSKLETLYIDSNMLKGVVSEVHFSNLTSLIQLNASRNKLTLEVSYNWNPPFQLVSLSLRSWNLGPNFPRWLCSQRHLQNLDISNTRISGVVPPSFWNLSSQFGFLNLSQNLLYGEIVNSLMNFSSNSVIDLSSNHFNGSLPYVSSNVTVLDLSNNSFSGSISHFLCYKMNEPKQMQLLNLGKNHLSGKIPNCWMKWNNLKLLNLGINNFTGNIPSSIGSLTLLKSLHLHRNKLSGKLPSSFKNCDYLMTIDVAENEFVGSIPSWIGHKCSSLMILSLRSNNFLGHIPEELCALTSLQILDLSRNKLFGSIPSCVKNFSAMATKDTSNYDMDFYPSVFSSGESFPLESALLVMKGQIHEYSTILRLVKSIDLSMNSLSGEIPIEVTTLQGLQSLNLSYNLLIGSIPENIGTMGSLESIDFSVNQLSGQIPTSMSSLTFLNHLNLSNNNLTGKIPLGTQLQSFNASNYIGNKLCGPPLPDNCTTSGAKPNIDNIGCQDTSRLVVDWFYVSMALGFVVGFWSVCGPLLLNKKWRIMYFQFLDHTGYKLKGVVSL, from the coding sequence atggAGGGTTCCACTTCCTTAGGATTCCTTTTCCTGGCTTTTCTAATTATTCCTCTTCctaatttcttcattttctgcACCGgacactctcactctcactctcactctcaactTCGTTGCATCGATTCCGAGCGACACGCCCTTCTCACCTTCAAGCAAGACCTTATTGATCCATTAAATCGACTCTCCTCTTGGACTGTTGATGGGGATTGCTGTCACTGGCTTGGTGTTGTCTGCCACAACCTCACTGCTCATGTCCACCAACTCCATCTCGGAACCTTTTATCCTATTTGGGATGATTTGATGACTGATGAACAAAATGATGCTCAAGAAGAAGCCTATGAGCGGTCAATGTTTGGTGGTAAGCTAAATCCTTCTCTGCTTGATTTGAAGCATTTGAATTACTTTGACCTCAGCTTCAATAATTTCTCTGCTTCTCCTATTCCCTCATTTCTCGGTTCAATGAAGAGTTTAACATCTCTTGATCTCTCTAATGCGAGATTTGTGGGACTCATACCTCATCAACTTggaaatctctccaatttgctCTATCTCAATCTCGAAGGCTATGATTCTGATGATTTATATGTGAATAACCTTGAATGGCTTTCTGGTCTTCCTTTGCTACAACATCTTGATATGAGTTTTGTAAATCTTAGCAAAGCCTATGATTGGTTTCAACTCACAAACACACTCCCTTCCTTGTTTGACTTGCGGTTGTCACATTGCCAACTTAGGCCTTTCATTCCACCAACTCCCATTGTAAACTCTTCATCTCTCCTCACCCTCGATCTATCTGAAAATAACTTTCAAGGTCCAATCCCTGTTGATCTCCAAAACATGACTTCTCTTAGGCACTTCGATCTATCTGCAAACAACTTCAACCATACAATTCCCAATTGGTTGTATAGTTTTAGTCGTCTTGAGTTTCTCATCCTTGACTCCAGTAATTTGCAGGGTACAATCTCCAGTGCCATTGGAAACCTAACATCTGCCATTAGTATTGACTTGTCATATAATGAACTTGGAGGAAAGTTGCCAAGATCATTGGGTAATCTCTGTAACTTAAGGGAAATCAGATTGTCATACAACAAATGGAGTCAAGAGATATCTGAAATCTTAGAAAGTTTATCAGGGTGTCTTTCAGATAGACTAGAGATCTTAGACTTAAGTGATTCTCAACTTCATGGTCATTTGACGGATGAACTTGGGCTATTCAAAAATCTAGtcaaactttatttttcaaGGAATTCAATTTCAGGTCCAATTCCAATGTCTTTAGGAAATCTTTCATCTTTGACAAACCTGGACTTTTCATATAATCTGTTTAGCGGAACTCTCCCTCAAAATTTGGGGCAATTAAAAAATCTAGTCATACTTTCTTTTCAGTCAAATTCAATTTCAGGTCCAATTCCAATGTCTTTAGGAAATCTTTCATCTTTGATAGACCTGGACTTTTCATATAATCAATTCAATGGAACTCTCCCTCAAAATTTTGGACAATTGAAAAATCTAGTGCAACTTGATTTTCAGAATAATTCAATTTCGGGTCCACTTCCAGTGTCTTTTGGAAATCTTCAATCTTTGACAGACTTGTATCTTTCCTATAATCAATTCAATGGAACTCTCCCTCAAAATTTTGGACAGCTTTCCAAACTTGAGACTTTATATATTGATTCTAATATGTTGAAAGGTGTTGTGTCTGAAGTTCATTTTTCCAATTTAACCAGTTTGATCCAACTTAATGCATCTAGAAACAAACTGACTTTAGAAGTAAGTTACAATTGGAATCCTCCATTTCAACTTGTGTCTTTATCCTTGCGATCATGGAATTTAGGGCCAAATTTTCCTAGATGGCTTTGTTCACAAAGACATCTTCAGAATTTGGACATATCCAATACAAGGATTTCTGGTGTTGTTCCCCCTTCATTTTGGAACTTGTCGTCTCAGTTTGGCTTTCTAAATCTGTCCCAAAATCTTCTCTATGGAGAGATAGTAAACAGTCTCAtgaatttttcttctaattCCGTGATTGATCTGAGTTCGAACCATTTCAATGGTTCGTTACCTTATGTATCCTCTAACGTGACTGTGCTAGATCTTTCTAACAATTCATTTTCTGGATCTATTTCTCACTTTTTGTGTTACAAGATGAATGAGCCCAAACAAATGCAACTTCTCAATCTTGGAAAAAATCATTTATCTGGAAAAATACCTAATTGTTGGATGAAGTGGAACAACTTGAAGCTCCTAAATTTAGGAATCAACAATTTCACTGGCAACATTCCATCATCCATTGGATCTTTGACTCTTCTTAAGTCTTTGCACCTACACAGAAACAAATTGTCTGGAAAATTACCATCATCTTTCAAAAATTGTGACTATTTGATGACCATTGATGTTGCTGAAAATGAGTTTGTTGGAAGCATACCTTCATGGATAGGCCATAAATGTTCAAGCTTGATGATTCTTAGCCTTCGCTCAAATAATTTTCTTGGTCACATACCGGAAGAACTTTGTGCTTTAACTTCACTCCAAATCTTGGACCTTTCACGTAATAAGCTATTTGGAAGCATACCGAGTtgtgttaaaaattttagtgcCATGGCCACAAAAGATACTTCAAATTACGACATGGATTTTTATCCCTCAGTGTTTAGTTCTGGTGAATCATTCCCTCTTGAAAGTGCATTGCTTGTGATGAAAGGGCAGATTCATGAGTATAGTACCATTCTCCGATTGGTAAAAAGTATAGACCTTTCTATGAACAGTTTATCAGGAGAGATACCCATAGAAGTGACCACTCTCCAAGGATTACAATCATTAAATTTGTCATATAATCTCTTGATTGGAAGTATTCCAGAGAATATAGGTACTATGGGATCATTGGAATCTATTGATTTCTCTGTGAACCAACTTTCAGGTCAAATTCCCACAAGCATGTCAAGTTTGACATTTTTAAATCATTTGAACTTGTCAAACAACAATTTGACTGGGAAAATCCCATTAGGCACTCAACTACAGAGCTTCAATGCGTCCAATTATATTGGGAACAAACTTTGTGGACCACCACTTCCTGATAATTGTACTACAAGTGGTGCAAAACCCAACATTGACAACATAGGGTGTCAAGATACTAGTAGACTTGTTGTGGATTGGTTCTATGTGAGCATGGCACTTGGTTTTGTGGTTGGGTTTTGGAGTGTATGTGGTCCTTTACTATTGAACAAGAAATGGAGAATTATGTACTTTCAATTCCTAGATCACACGGGGTATAAGCTTAAGGGTGTTGTTTCATTGTAA